In a single window of the Gossypium hirsutum isolate 1008001.06 chromosome D02, Gossypium_hirsutum_v2.1, whole genome shotgun sequence genome:
- the LOC107909529 gene encoding uncharacterized protein At2g33490 isoform X1: protein MKTSLRRLRGLAHHKHGGEAKQRPDVLALPQLDELAQASQDMQDMIDCYEGLLYAAAATTNCAYEFSDSLREMGTCLLAKTALNDDEESGKVLLMLGKVQFKLQKLLDSYRSHISQTITIPSESLLNELRTVEEMKRQCDEKRNVYEHMAMRYKEKGRSKGRKGDNFSMQQLQVAHDEYDDEATLFVFRLKSLKQGQSRSLLTQAARHHAAQLNFFRKALKSLEEIEPHVQKVTEQQHIDYRFSGLEDDDGDNGDDNENYENDDDDYYSDDYDDEDDGELSFDYGLDDQDQNMVPTSRHSMELDQVGLTFPQVAMLGASKENLERSHRHSFSFRGEIRNSSQSAPLFAENKSEPSEKSQPLPSRKSSSYVLPTPVATKGSIRLGKPAPQSYEKIWHSSPLELHKYQRLLRDEKISGSAVINAQAVLRESSKPASSTQLPPPLADKVLLSVSPAAASDSKKSKRQAFSGPLTSKQWPSKPVSVEHPQLFSGPILRSPMSQLQAASPKVSPNASPPFVSSPKISELHELPRPPATSTSKSSRPLGLVGYSGPLMPRGQVLSATNKSAVSRAASPLPQPPDVVTRSFSIPSRDHRVMSLPVFKPLETAIVSGMSQDVASPPLTPISLAQIQPSSTSSKSVNRN, encoded by the exons atgaagaccTCTTTAAGAAGATTGCGAGGATTGGCACATCACAAGCACGGTGGGGAAGCCAAGCAGCGGCCAGATGTTCTAGCTTTGCCTCAACTTGACGAGCTCGCTCAAGCTTCTCAG GATATGCAGGATATGATAGATTGCTACGAAGGCTTACTTTATGCAGCTGCTGCAACTACGAATTGTGCTTATG AATTCTCGGACTCATTGCGGGAAATGGGTACTTGTCTTCTTGCAAAAACTGCATTAAATGATGATGAAGAAAGTG GTAAAGTATTACTAATGCTAGGAAAAGTACAGTTCAAACTCCAGAAACTTCTTGACAGCTAT CGGTCTCATATATCGCAGACAATCACGATCCCATCAGAGTCTCTTCTTAATGAACTTCGAACAGTTGAG GAGATGAAGAGGCAATGTGATGAAAAAAG AAATGTGTACGAGCACATGGCAATGAGATACAAAGAAAAAGGAAGGTCAAAAGGTCGGAAAGGGGATAACTTTTCCATGCAGCAATTACAAGTAGCACATGATGAATATGATGATGAGGCAACTTTATTTGTTTTCCGATTGAAGTCTCTAAAGCAAGGACAATCAAGAAGCCTTCTTACACAAGCAGCACGGCACCATGCTGCTCAG CTGAACTTTTTTAGGAAGGCTCTGAAGTCTCTTGAAGAAATAGAGCCACACGTGCAGAAGGTCACTGAACAGCAGCACATTGATTATCGCTTCAGTGGACTTGAAGATGATGATGGGGACAATGGTGATgataatgaaaattatgaaaacgaTGATGACGATTACTATAGTGATGATTATGATGACGAGGATGATGGTGAGCTGAGCTTTGACTATGGATTAGATGATCAAGATCAGAACATGGTTCCTACTTCACGGCACTCAATGGAG TTGGATCAAGTAGGCCTTACATTTCCCCAAGTTGCTATGTTGGGGGCTTCGAAG GAAAATCTAGAAAGAAGCCATCGTCATTCTTTTTCATTTAGAGGGGAAATAAGGAATAGCAGCCAATCAGCCCCACTTTTTGCTGAGAATAAATCTGAGCCTTCTGAGAAAAGTCAACCATTACCGTCACGAAAATCCAGCTCATATGTACTACCTACACCAGTTGCTACAAAAGGTTCTATTAGATTGGGTAAACCTGCTCCTCAATCTTACGAGAAAATTTGGCATTCATCTCCACTTGAACTTCATAAATATCAGAGGCTTTTGAGAGATGAAAAAATTTCTGGATCTGCTGTTATAAATGCACAGGCAGTACTGAGAGAGAGCAGTAAGCCTGCTTCATCAACTCAACTACCCCCTCCTTTGGCTGATAAGGTTTTACTTTCAGTTAGTCCAGCTGCTGCTTCTGATTCCAAGAAAAGTAAAAGACAAGCCTTTTCTGGTCCATTGACAAGTAAACAGTGGCCTAGCAAACCAGTTTCGGTGGAACATCCCCAATTGTTCTCTGGGCCAATTTTGAGAAGTCCAATGTCTCAACTGCAAGCAGCATCTCCAAAAGTATCACCAAATGCTTCCCCTCCATTTGTTTCCTCTCCTAAAATTAGTGAGCTTCATGAACTTCCTAGACCCCCAGCCACTTCAACCTCCAAGTCTTCAAGACCTTTAGGCTTGGTTGGTTATTCAGGCCCCTTGATGCCTAGAGGGCAAGTGCTCTCTGCTACAAATAAATCAGCAGTGTCAAGAGCTGCCTCTCCACTGCCACAACCTCCAGATGTTGTGACTCGCAGTTTCTCCATACCCTCACGCGACCATAGAGTGATGTCATTACCTGTGTTCAAGCCTCTGGAAACTGCTATCGTTTCAGGGATGTCTCAAGATGTTGCCTCACCTCCTTTGACACCAATATCTTTAGCTCAAATCCAGCCATCATCAACTAGTTCGAAGTCTGTTAATAG GAACTGA
- the LOC107909529 gene encoding uncharacterized protein At2g33490 isoform X2, translated as MQLLQLRIVLMISHVVLLLSEFSDSLREMGTCLLAKTALNDDEESGKVLLMLGKVQFKLQKLLDSYRSHISQTITIPSESLLNELRTVEEMKRQCDEKRNVYEHMAMRYKEKGRSKGRKGDNFSMQQLQVAHDEYDDEATLFVFRLKSLKQGQSRSLLTQAARHHAAQLNFFRKALKSLEEIEPHVQKVTEQQHIDYRFSGLEDDDGDNGDDNENYENDDDDYYSDDYDDEDDGELSFDYGLDDQDQNMVPTSRHSMELDQVGLTFPQVAMLGASKENLERSHRHSFSFRGEIRNSSQSAPLFAENKSEPSEKSQPLPSRKSSSYVLPTPVATKGSIRLGKPAPQSYEKIWHSSPLELHKYQRLLRDEKISGSAVINAQAVLRESSKPASSTQLPPPLADKVLLSVSPAAASDSKKSKRQAFSGPLTSKQWPSKPVSVEHPQLFSGPILRSPMSQLQAASPKVSPNASPPFVSSPKISELHELPRPPATSTSKSSRPLGLVGYSGPLMPRGQVLSATNKSAVSRAASPLPQPPDVVTRSFSIPSRDHRVMSLPVFKPLETAIVSGMSQDVASPPLTPISLAQIQPSSTSSKSVNRN; from the exons ATGCAGCTGCTGCAACTACGAATTGTGCTTATG ATCTCTCATGTGGTCCTGCTATTGTCAGAATTCTCGGACTCATTGCGGGAAATGGGTACTTGTCTTCTTGCAAAAACTGCATTAAATGATGATGAAGAAAGTG GTAAAGTATTACTAATGCTAGGAAAAGTACAGTTCAAACTCCAGAAACTTCTTGACAGCTAT CGGTCTCATATATCGCAGACAATCACGATCCCATCAGAGTCTCTTCTTAATGAACTTCGAACAGTTGAG GAGATGAAGAGGCAATGTGATGAAAAAAG AAATGTGTACGAGCACATGGCAATGAGATACAAAGAAAAAGGAAGGTCAAAAGGTCGGAAAGGGGATAACTTTTCCATGCAGCAATTACAAGTAGCACATGATGAATATGATGATGAGGCAACTTTATTTGTTTTCCGATTGAAGTCTCTAAAGCAAGGACAATCAAGAAGCCTTCTTACACAAGCAGCACGGCACCATGCTGCTCAG CTGAACTTTTTTAGGAAGGCTCTGAAGTCTCTTGAAGAAATAGAGCCACACGTGCAGAAGGTCACTGAACAGCAGCACATTGATTATCGCTTCAGTGGACTTGAAGATGATGATGGGGACAATGGTGATgataatgaaaattatgaaaacgaTGATGACGATTACTATAGTGATGATTATGATGACGAGGATGATGGTGAGCTGAGCTTTGACTATGGATTAGATGATCAAGATCAGAACATGGTTCCTACTTCACGGCACTCAATGGAG TTGGATCAAGTAGGCCTTACATTTCCCCAAGTTGCTATGTTGGGGGCTTCGAAG GAAAATCTAGAAAGAAGCCATCGTCATTCTTTTTCATTTAGAGGGGAAATAAGGAATAGCAGCCAATCAGCCCCACTTTTTGCTGAGAATAAATCTGAGCCTTCTGAGAAAAGTCAACCATTACCGTCACGAAAATCCAGCTCATATGTACTACCTACACCAGTTGCTACAAAAGGTTCTATTAGATTGGGTAAACCTGCTCCTCAATCTTACGAGAAAATTTGGCATTCATCTCCACTTGAACTTCATAAATATCAGAGGCTTTTGAGAGATGAAAAAATTTCTGGATCTGCTGTTATAAATGCACAGGCAGTACTGAGAGAGAGCAGTAAGCCTGCTTCATCAACTCAACTACCCCCTCCTTTGGCTGATAAGGTTTTACTTTCAGTTAGTCCAGCTGCTGCTTCTGATTCCAAGAAAAGTAAAAGACAAGCCTTTTCTGGTCCATTGACAAGTAAACAGTGGCCTAGCAAACCAGTTTCGGTGGAACATCCCCAATTGTTCTCTGGGCCAATTTTGAGAAGTCCAATGTCTCAACTGCAAGCAGCATCTCCAAAAGTATCACCAAATGCTTCCCCTCCATTTGTTTCCTCTCCTAAAATTAGTGAGCTTCATGAACTTCCTAGACCCCCAGCCACTTCAACCTCCAAGTCTTCAAGACCTTTAGGCTTGGTTGGTTATTCAGGCCCCTTGATGCCTAGAGGGCAAGTGCTCTCTGCTACAAATAAATCAGCAGTGTCAAGAGCTGCCTCTCCACTGCCACAACCTCCAGATGTTGTGACTCGCAGTTTCTCCATACCCTCACGCGACCATAGAGTGATGTCATTACCTGTGTTCAAGCCTCTGGAAACTGCTATCGTTTCAGGGATGTCTCAAGATGTTGCCTCACCTCCTTTGACACCAATATCTTTAGCTCAAATCCAGCCATCATCAACTAGTTCGAAGTCTGTTAATAG GAACTGA
- the LOC107909531 gene encoding zinc finger protein CONSTANS-LIKE 14 yields the protein MVTPPNETVPCDFCNHRIALLYCRADSAKLCLLCDHHVHSANLLSRKHLRSQICHNCSAQPVSVWRATHNLMLCQDCDWDTHGTCSVSTAHDGTPVEGFSGCPSALDLASAFGFHLHDTKPSDQSWNSCHQHLMMPIAEPCFYGMSVQDLMEPYDSLCNGKTLKKQNHGSGGKYKQVLYNQLAELMKRNLMGDVIDDYGDGGGGGGGGENGLVQNAEPNANFLAQQQQVMQPQQQRQTPGSNRIVDGGEVLWNDNLNGQTPQIWDFKLGEAQFEEVGNEGSDGVFMIKNFNQLLRETTLSAKLLGDTCHFNYHPQDYMDSINMNSSNPGTSQGAATSESNNLPMARPSTSSAFGGTRGSSSCSDLVFMEQAFLVGSDQGRPAAASKADLELLAHNRGNAMQRYKEKKKTRRYDKHIRYESRKAKADSSTRVKGRFAKATDSPDG from the exons ATGGTTACTCCTCCAAACGAAACGGTGCCCTGCGACTTCTGCAATCACCGAATTGCCCTTCTCTACTGCCGAGCTGACTCCGCCAAGCTCTGTTTGTTGTGCGACCACCACGTCCATTCTGCCAACCTCCTCTCCCGCAAGCACCTTCGCTCTCAGATCTGCCATAACTGCAGCGCCCAACCGGTTTCCGTTTGGCGTGCTACTCATAATTTGATGCTTTGTCAAGACTGTGATTGGGACACCCACGGTACTTGCTCTGTCTCCACCGCACACGATGGCACCCCTGTCGAAGGTTTTTCTGGTTGTCCCTCCGCTCTGGATCTGGCTTCGGCTTTCGGCTTCCATCTCCATGACACCAAACCGTCGGATCAGAGCTGGAACAGCTGTCACCAACACTTGATGATGCCCATCGCCGAACCATGCTTCTACGGCATGAGCGTCCAAGACTTAATGGAACCTTACGACAGTTTATGCAATGGGAAGACGTTGAAGAAGCAGAATCACGGGAGTGGAGGAAAGTACAAGCAGGTTCTCTATAACCAGCTTGCGGAATTAATGAAACGAAATTTGATGGGCGACGTTATCGACGACTATGGCgatggaggaggaggaggaggtggtGGGGAGAATGGTCTAGTGCAGAACGCGGAACCAAACGCCAACTTCTTGGCTCAACAACAACAAGTTATGCAGCCGCAACAGCAAAGGCAAACGCCAGGGAGCAATCGCATTGTCGATGGAGGAGAGGTGTTGTGGAATGATAATCTAAATGGTCAAACTCCTCAG ATATGGGATTTTAAGTTAGGCGAAGCCCAATTTGAAGAAGTTGGGAATGAGGGAAGTGATGGTGTTTTCATGATTAAGAATTTCAATCAACTTCTGAGAGAGACGACTTTGAGTGCAAAATTACTGGGAGATACGTGCCACTTTAATTACCATCCACAAGATTATATGGATTCAATCAAT ATGAACTCAAGTAATCCAGGTACAAGTCAGGGGGCAGCCACATCCGAGAGCAACAACCTACCGATGGCAAGGCCGTCAACAAGTTCAGCTTTTGGAGGAACCCGCGGCTCCAGCAGTTGCAGTGACCTTGTGTTCATGGAACAAGCTTTCCTTGTGGGGAGCGACCAAGGAAGGCCAGCTGCAGCTAGCAAGGCTGATCTTGAGTTGCTGGCCCACAACAGAGGCAATGCCATGCAACGGTacaaagagaagaagaaaacacgaag GTATGATAAACACATACGGTATGAATCGAGGAAGGCAAAAGCAGATAGTAGCACGCGAGTGAAAGGTCGATTTGCGAAGGCTACTGATTCTCCCGATGGTTAA